In Pectobacterium aroidearum, the following are encoded in one genomic region:
- the gpt gene encoding xanthine phosphoribosyltransferase — MSEKYVVTWDMLQIHARKLAQRLLPADQWKGIIAVSRGGLVPSALLARELGIRHVDTVCISSYDHDNQREMKVLKRAEGDGEGFIVIDDLVDTGGTAKAIRDMYPKAHFVTIFAKPAGKPLVDDYVIDIPQDTWIEQPWDMGVVFVPPLSGR; from the coding sequence ATGAGCGAAAAGTACGTCGTAACCTGGGATATGTTGCAAATTCATGCCCGCAAACTGGCACAGCGTTTACTGCCTGCCGATCAATGGAAAGGCATCATTGCCGTCAGCCGCGGTGGTCTGGTTCCAAGCGCGCTGCTGGCGCGTGAGCTGGGTATTCGTCACGTTGATACCGTTTGCATCTCCAGTTATGACCACGACAACCAGCGCGAAATGAAAGTGCTGAAACGTGCCGAGGGAGATGGCGAAGGGTTTATCGTGATTGACGATCTGGTCGATACGGGCGGTACGGCAAAAGCAATCCGTGATATGTACCCGAAAGCGCATTTTGTGACCATTTTCGCTAAGCCTGCAGGTAAACCGCTGGTTGACGATTACGTCATTGATATTCCGCAGGACACCTGGATTGAACAGCCGTGGGATATGGGCGTGGTGTTTGTTCCGCCTTTGTCTGGCCGCTAA
- the frsA gene encoding esterase FrsA, producing MAQANLSETLFKPSFKHPETSTLVRRTRNSQDVQGLHSTLEGEKTRSWYRMINRLMWIWRGVDPWEIEDVLSRIAASKADRSNEQLLDTVIGYRGGNWIYEWAKQGADWQQRATESGDDAQTGQFWLNAANLYSIAAYPHIKGDELAEQAQTLANRAYEEAAKYLPYELKELTFPITGGGTLTGFLHMPAQAKAPFPTVLMCGSLEMLQSDYHRLFQDYFAPAGMAMLTIDVPSVGFSSRWKLTQDSSFLHQQLLRALPDVPWVDHSRVVAFGFRFGANIAVRLAYLESQRLRGVACLGPLVHHLLSDSTRQQQVPDMFMDVLASRLGMPFSTDTSLKTELGRYSLKTQGLLGRRCPTPMLAGYWDNDPLCPKEEASLIVNSSAQGKLLPVNFSPVYQNFDRALQQISGWLQDKVC from the coding sequence GTGGCGCAAGCTAACCTGTCTGAAACGCTATTCAAACCATCCTTTAAACATCCAGAAACCTCGACGCTGGTTCGACGTACGCGAAATAGTCAGGACGTGCAGGGGCTGCATTCTACGTTGGAAGGGGAAAAGACCCGCAGTTGGTATCGCATGATTAACCGGCTGATGTGGATTTGGCGTGGCGTCGACCCGTGGGAAATCGAAGACGTGCTGTCGCGTATCGCGGCCAGCAAGGCCGACAGAAGCAACGAGCAACTGCTTGATACGGTGATCGGCTACCGCGGCGGTAACTGGATTTATGAATGGGCGAAGCAGGGTGCAGACTGGCAGCAGCGAGCAACAGAAAGCGGCGATGATGCGCAAACCGGACAATTCTGGCTGAACGCCGCCAATCTCTACAGCATTGCTGCCTATCCGCATATTAAAGGCGATGAGCTGGCAGAGCAGGCGCAAACGCTGGCAAACCGCGCCTATGAAGAAGCGGCTAAATATCTTCCTTATGAACTCAAAGAATTAACCTTCCCGATTACGGGCGGCGGCACGCTGACCGGTTTTCTGCATATGCCAGCGCAGGCGAAAGCGCCTTTCCCAACTGTGCTTATGTGCGGCAGCCTGGAAATGTTGCAGAGCGATTATCATCGCCTGTTTCAGGACTATTTTGCGCCGGCAGGCATGGCAATGCTGACGATTGATGTTCCCTCCGTTGGATTTTCTTCCCGCTGGAAATTGACTCAGGATTCCAGTTTCCTGCATCAGCAACTCTTGCGTGCGCTGCCGGATGTCCCGTGGGTCGATCACTCGCGCGTTGTGGCGTTTGGTTTCCGCTTTGGCGCCAATATTGCCGTTCGGCTGGCGTATCTGGAATCGCAGCGCTTACGCGGTGTGGCCTGTCTCGGCCCTTTGGTGCATCACCTATTAAGCGATTCGACTCGCCAGCAGCAGGTGCCGGATATGTTTATGGATGTGTTAGCGAGTCGTCTGGGTATGCCCTTCTCGACGGATACCTCGCTGAAAACTGAGCTGGGACGTTATTCGCTGAAAACGCAGGGGCTACTCGGACGTCGCTGCCCGACGCCAATGCTGGCAGGCTACTGGGATAACGATCCGCTGTGCCCGAAAGAAGAGGCCAGCCTGATAGTGAACTCATCCGCACAAGGGAAACTGCTGCCGGTTAACTTCTCGCCGGTGTACCAGAATTTCGATCGCGCGCTACAGCAAATCAGCGGATGGTTGCAAGATAAAGTGTGTTAA
- a CDS encoding ankyrin repeat domain-containing protein produces the protein MAGVEPANFLPVWESLRDAMMWGILSRQQQSLHDICCSDLPLEKKKRQIDRFLAQGGSINERQPHSANVLGLLTVNTDAPDTELVRYLLDKGAFIEQPGGFSSLHNAIEFFHLELAELYLQYGADVHYLNFFSNSWLNYLYCPQDRYTYTDDQRQQMLDLLLRYGLDLNRETIFWTSLETSFPIEIVMCEKDVSLLEHIFQLDIPIHFAETGIFERIFNYKSEWLPLPLFQQIVKRAGGAAYREPGVILSEDKKIRTDGSLLEMAIFYAADERLCECLLDTYPDIRCDLSNYSFVLDALLNRYSLELVARIVQKTADIDRPYSLFISSGRKKQDGWEADAYPDVGSSAMMQFVDNRLIKALSEPDYYVYFYDAMSLLLQYGASPLVDKMSGGRSYEMRNWSLLYLVCVEMVSQNNFRPDLLELLIAHGANFNVKKSAVSEPLCITLLQRGYSSTHEDVLLQVMNYLYEHGMDLQATNAYLINTAAAAGIGSRPQVLQWLIARGVDIHTLSGFDNSPVLHKTISLYSAEALTPERRAETVAVLLDNGANIDEFSIDEQFTPLMCAAYYGEAKCADVLLARGANPHARSANGMTPLRCALHRADAAAARIVTLLHQYGVTIARVDEEGNDLLVGCIRNKHEAMFKALLEILSPTLDEMHRLLDWLARGNRYCYFSDQLRQQIARLSAGEPSSSHHSLPL, from the coding sequence ATGGCAGGCGTAGAACCTGCCAATTTTTTACCCGTTTGGGAATCGTTGAGGGATGCAATGATGTGGGGAATATTGTCTCGTCAGCAGCAAAGCCTGCATGACATCTGTTGTTCAGACCTACCGCTGGAAAAGAAAAAACGACAAATCGACCGCTTTCTGGCGCAGGGCGGCAGCATCAATGAAAGGCAACCCCATAGCGCTAATGTGCTCGGTTTGCTAACGGTCAATACGGACGCACCGGATACGGAGCTGGTTCGTTACCTGCTGGATAAGGGCGCTTTTATTGAACAGCCTGGAGGATTCAGCTCGTTACATAATGCGATCGAGTTTTTCCATCTGGAACTTGCCGAGCTCTACCTTCAGTACGGCGCTGATGTGCACTACCTCAATTTCTTCAGCAACTCATGGCTGAACTACCTGTACTGTCCTCAGGATCGCTATACCTACACCGACGACCAGCGTCAGCAAATGCTCGATCTGCTGTTACGTTACGGTTTGGATCTCAATCGTGAAACCATTTTTTGGACATCGCTGGAAACCAGCTTTCCGATCGAGATCGTGATGTGCGAGAAGGATGTCAGTCTGCTGGAGCATATCTTCCAGCTCGATATCCCGATTCATTTTGCCGAAACCGGCATTTTTGAACGCATCTTTAACTATAAAAGCGAGTGGCTTCCACTGCCGCTCTTTCAACAGATCGTGAAACGGGCAGGCGGGGCGGCTTATCGTGAGCCTGGTGTCATTCTTTCCGAAGACAAGAAGATCCGTACCGATGGCTCGCTATTGGAAATGGCCATTTTTTATGCCGCGGACGAACGACTCTGTGAATGTTTGCTCGATACCTACCCTGATATACGCTGCGATTTAAGCAACTACAGCTTTGTTCTGGATGCCTTGCTTAACCGCTATTCGCTTGAATTGGTGGCGCGGATTGTGCAAAAAACGGCGGATATCGATCGTCCTTATTCCTTGTTCATCTCCTCTGGCCGAAAAAAACAGGACGGATGGGAGGCCGATGCATACCCTGACGTGGGTAGCTCGGCCATGATGCAGTTTGTGGACAACCGTCTGATAAAAGCGCTGAGTGAGCCCGATTACTACGTCTATTTTTACGATGCCATGAGCCTGTTGCTGCAATACGGCGCGTCGCCTCTGGTCGATAAAATGAGCGGGGGGCGCAGCTATGAAATGCGAAACTGGTCATTGCTTTACCTCGTCTGCGTTGAAATGGTGTCGCAGAATAACTTTCGTCCTGACCTGCTGGAGTTACTGATAGCGCATGGTGCGAATTTCAACGTGAAGAAAAGTGCGGTCAGCGAGCCACTCTGCATTACGCTGCTTCAGCGCGGCTATAGTTCGACACATGAAGATGTGCTGCTTCAGGTGATGAACTACCTCTACGAACACGGTATGGATTTGCAGGCGACCAATGCTTACCTGATCAACACGGCAGCCGCGGCGGGAATAGGCTCACGACCACAGGTCTTACAGTGGCTTATTGCGCGCGGTGTGGATATTCACACCCTGAGTGGGTTCGACAATTCCCCCGTTTTGCATAAAACCATCAGCCTGTATAGCGCGGAAGCACTGACGCCGGAGCGGCGTGCGGAAACCGTCGCGGTACTGTTGGATAACGGCGCGAATATTGATGAGTTTTCGATTGATGAACAATTCACGCCGCTGATGTGCGCGGCTTACTATGGTGAAGCGAAGTGTGCCGATGTACTGCTGGCGCGCGGAGCAAACCCGCATGCTCGCAGTGCCAACGGGATGACGCCTCTGCGCTGTGCGCTACATCGCGCCGATGCGGCAGCCGCGCGTATTGTGACCCTGCTTCATCAATATGGCGTGACGATCGCACGGGTGGACGAAGAGGGTAACGATCTGCTGGTCGGCTGTATTCGCAATAAACATGAGGCGATGTTTAAAGCGCTACTGGAGATACTGTCCCCCACTCTGGATGAGATGCATCGGCTTCTGGACTGGCTGGCGCGAGGCAACCGCTACTGCTATTTCTCCGATCAGTTACGCCAACAGATTGCGCGACTAAGCGCAGGCGAGCCGTCTTCTTCTCATCATTCGTTACCGCTATAA
- a CDS encoding ankyrin repeat domain-containing protein: MFGSTSKTDTLETICFSDAPTSKKRKLIDRYLAAKGDINALSDGKTVLHQLSQDRDTDSDLVRYLLEKGANSETPEGESALFAAITSYSPELAALLLQHGARLDFHDNQGRGWLHCFFELPESPVYTHAQRSTMLGVLLANGLDINQPILFHPEAEKCHPVDVLLEKQDRFLLMRLFQVDSPVRLTGTSILEAVFRHAGSWMTLEVFQPIVVQAEREGMRESGFTLSFNQEQKTSVTWLEMALHCGMPAPLCTFLLDTFPDMRCDVPSHSVLLDALERSFPPALVRRIAERTADLDRRYPLRFEQNEPDDEDDAEYEHGAERENDVNQGTVLAQYLVLRGKAAVTDSRVHRVFSSSLAHLLESGASPNIGYTMWEEDDDTPTTWPALYTLCEAMIATGQYHADLLDLLIAHGADFNQQQVLQESGALPLGIALLLYSQHSPHESVLLDLFQHLHSCGMNLHSTAPDGMNMVYAAAAGCRPQVLNWLVQQGVSLNAETANTLAPPLHRVINNARVTPERRKATLEVLLQQGMEKDIAWGAPAMTPLMLAAKQGAQHCLEMLLQYGANPNARAAGGMTPALYAITSRHSIDFPPRPESVSARMLAMLHAYGAELCQSNDDGITPLSLSVQEERKEVFEALLRLTSFTEEQLRSVLDSKRPIHAYFAERLQALLALPVPHAEAGLSRFSVPRNSVACRVGAEAEKSCVRQ, translated from the coding sequence ATGTTTGGTTCAACTTCCAAAACGGATACGTTAGAGACGATTTGTTTCTCTGATGCCCCCACCAGCAAGAAACGGAAATTGATCGATCGCTATCTGGCGGCGAAAGGCGACATCAACGCACTGAGCGACGGGAAAACGGTTTTGCACCAATTAAGTCAGGATCGCGACACAGATAGCGATCTTGTCCGCTATTTGCTGGAGAAAGGGGCGAATAGCGAAACGCCTGAAGGCGAAAGTGCGCTCTTCGCGGCTATCACGTCATACTCTCCTGAACTTGCTGCGCTGCTTTTACAACACGGTGCCCGGCTGGATTTTCATGATAATCAGGGACGCGGTTGGCTACACTGCTTTTTTGAACTGCCTGAAAGCCCGGTCTATACCCATGCTCAGCGCAGTACGATGCTGGGGGTATTACTGGCAAACGGGTTGGATATCAATCAGCCAATCCTGTTTCACCCCGAGGCAGAGAAATGCCACCCGGTCGATGTTCTGCTGGAAAAGCAGGATCGTTTTTTGTTAATGCGGCTGTTTCAGGTCGATAGCCCGGTACGCCTGACGGGGACGTCGATACTGGAAGCGGTATTTCGGCACGCCGGATCGTGGATGACGCTGGAGGTCTTTCAGCCGATCGTTGTACAGGCCGAGCGGGAAGGGATGCGGGAATCGGGTTTTACTCTGTCGTTTAATCAGGAACAGAAAACCTCGGTAACCTGGCTGGAAATGGCGTTGCATTGCGGCATGCCCGCGCCGCTTTGTACGTTCTTACTGGATACCTTTCCGGATATGCGCTGCGATGTGCCTTCGCACAGCGTCTTGTTGGATGCGCTGGAAAGGTCGTTTCCTCCTGCGCTGGTACGGCGCATTGCGGAACGGACTGCCGATCTCGATCGCCGCTATCCACTGCGTTTTGAGCAAAACGAACCTGATGATGAAGATGACGCAGAATATGAACACGGTGCTGAGCGCGAAAATGATGTCAATCAGGGGACGGTGCTGGCGCAATATCTCGTGCTGCGAGGCAAGGCTGCGGTAACGGATAGCCGCGTCCATCGCGTGTTTTCTTCCTCTCTCGCACACCTACTGGAATCAGGCGCTTCTCCCAATATTGGCTATACGATGTGGGAGGAGGACGATGACACGCCGACGACGTGGCCTGCGCTTTATACGCTCTGTGAGGCGATGATTGCCACCGGACAATATCATGCTGACTTGCTCGATCTGCTGATAGCGCACGGCGCTGACTTCAATCAACAGCAGGTACTGCAAGAAAGCGGCGCGCTTCCGCTGGGGATAGCGCTGCTCCTGTATTCACAGCATAGTCCGCACGAAAGCGTACTGCTTGATCTCTTCCAGCACCTGCATTCCTGTGGGATGAACCTGCATAGCACGGCACCAGACGGAATGAATATGGTTTATGCCGCTGCGGCAGGGTGTCGTCCGCAGGTGCTGAACTGGCTGGTTCAACAAGGTGTTAGCCTCAATGCGGAAACGGCGAACACCCTTGCGCCGCCGCTGCATCGCGTGATTAATAATGCAAGGGTGACGCCGGAAAGACGCAAAGCAACGCTTGAGGTATTGCTGCAACAGGGGATGGAGAAAGACATCGCGTGGGGCGCTCCCGCGATGACGCCATTGATGCTGGCAGCGAAACAGGGCGCCCAGCATTGCCTCGAGATGTTGCTGCAATATGGCGCCAACCCGAATGCGCGTGCCGCAGGCGGCATGACGCCTGCGCTGTATGCGATAACGAGCCGCCATTCCATTGATTTCCCGCCTCGCCCTGAATCGGTGTCTGCCCGCATGCTGGCGATGCTGCATGCCTATGGTGCGGAGCTTTGCCAAAGCAATGATGACGGCATAACGCCGCTGTCGCTCAGCGTGCAGGAAGAACGGAAAGAGGTCTTTGAAGCACTGCTCAGGCTGACGTCATTTACAGAAGAACAGCTGCGAAGCGTGCTGGACAGCAAACGCCCGATTCACGCTTATTTTGCTGAACGCCTGCAAGCGCTGCTGGCATTGCCTGTGCCACACGCTGAAGCGGGGCTTTCACGCTTTTCCGTGCCACGCAACTCCGTGGCATGCCGCGTTGGCGCAGAGGCAGAAAAGTCATGCGTCAGACAGTAA
- the crl gene encoding sigma factor-binding protein Crl, whose amino-acid sequence MMLPSGHSKSRLMKNFAALGPYIREAQCENTAFFFDCLAVCVNIKPAPENREFWGWWLNLEDTGQAFAYDYHYGLFDKQGNWREEKIKDKAVMEQVENAKQAFHVRLEKLLHSLEPATTLAARP is encoded by the coding sequence ATGATGTTACCGAGTGGACACTCCAAAAGCCGACTGATGAAAAATTTTGCGGCGTTGGGGCCTTATATACGTGAAGCGCAGTGCGAGAATACCGCGTTCTTCTTTGATTGCCTGGCGGTTTGCGTCAACATCAAGCCTGCGCCTGAAAATCGCGAGTTCTGGGGATGGTGGCTGAATCTGGAAGATACTGGCCAGGCCTTTGCCTATGACTATCACTACGGATTGTTTGATAAACAGGGCAACTGGCGTGAGGAAAAAATCAAGGACAAAGCCGTGATGGAACAGGTGGAAAATGCCAAACAGGCTTTCCATGTCCGACTGGAGAAACTGCTGCACTCGCTCGAACCCGCTACGACCCTCGCTGCACGACCGTGA
- the proB gene encoding glutamate 5-kinase has protein sequence MSGSQTLVVKLGTSVLTGGSRRLNRAHIVELVRQCAQQHAAGHRIVIVTSGAIAAGREHLGYPELPATIATKQLLAAVGQSRLIQLWEQLFSIYGIHVGQMLLTRADMEDRERFLNARDTMRALLDNNIVPVINENDAVATAEIKVGDNDNLSALAAILADADKLLLLTDQAGLFTADPRNNPDAELIREVNGINDALRSIAGDSVSGLGTGGMSTKLQAADVACRAGIDVVIAAGSKPGVIGDVIADISVGTRFHAVDAPLESRKHWIFGAPPAGEITVDDGALSAILERGSSLLPKGIRRVEGNFSRGEVIRVRSLAGRDVAHAVTRYNSDALRMIAGHHSQQIAEILGYEYGPVAIHRDDMIIN, from the coding sequence ATGAGCGGCAGCCAGACTTTGGTTGTGAAACTGGGCACCAGCGTGCTAACCGGCGGTTCGCGCCGTCTTAACCGCGCCCACATTGTTGAACTGGTGCGCCAGTGTGCGCAGCAACATGCGGCAGGGCATCGGATTGTTATTGTCACCTCAGGAGCGATTGCCGCCGGGCGCGAACATTTGGGTTACCCCGAACTCCCCGCCACAATTGCGACCAAACAACTGCTGGCCGCCGTGGGTCAAAGCCGCCTGATTCAGCTGTGGGAACAGCTGTTTTCCATCTACGGTATCCACGTTGGGCAAATGCTGCTGACGCGTGCGGATATGGAAGATCGTGAGCGTTTCCTTAACGCGCGCGACACCATGCGGGCGCTGCTGGATAACAATATTGTTCCGGTCATTAATGAAAACGACGCCGTTGCGACCGCCGAGATCAAGGTGGGTGACAACGACAACCTGTCTGCGCTGGCGGCGATTCTGGCCGATGCGGATAAGCTGCTGCTGCTGACCGATCAGGCCGGTCTGTTTACCGCCGATCCGCGCAATAATCCTGATGCGGAGCTGATTCGTGAAGTGAACGGCATCAATGATGCGCTGCGCAGCATCGCGGGTGACAGCGTGTCAGGCCTCGGAACGGGCGGTATGTCGACTAAATTGCAGGCTGCCGATGTGGCCTGTCGTGCCGGTATCGACGTGGTGATCGCCGCAGGCAGCAAACCGGGTGTGATTGGCGATGTCATTGCAGATATCTCCGTTGGAACGCGTTTTCATGCCGTGGATGCGCCGCTGGAAAGTCGTAAACACTGGATTTTTGGTGCACCACCGGCGGGGGAAATCACCGTCGACGACGGCGCGCTTTCTGCGATCCTTGAACGCGGCAGCTCGCTGCTGCCGAAGGGCATTCGCCGCGTGGAAGGGAATTTCTCGCGCGGTGAAGTGATCCGCGTGCGCAGCTTGGCGGGCCGCGATGTGGCGCACGCCGTGACGCGTTATAACAGCGATGCGCTGCGTATGATTGCCGGACACCATTCTCAACAGATTGCCGAGATTCTTGGCTACGAATATGGTCCGGTGGCTATCCATCGCGACGATATGATTATCAATTAA
- the proA gene encoding glutamate-5-semialdehyde dehydrogenase: MLEQMGKAAKAASYQLAVLSTAQKDRALLTIADLLEAESATILAANALDLADARQNGMSEALQDRLLLTQERLSAIASDVRQVCRLTDPVGQVIDGSMLDNGLKLERRRVPLGVVGVIYEARPNVTIDVASLCLKTGNAVILRGGKETYRTNAATVKVIQQALSQCGLPAAAVQAIESPDRELVNQLLKLDRYVDMLIPRGGAGLHKLCREQSTIPVITGGIGVCHIYADDSIDFDKALTVIESAKVQRPSACNSLETLLVNQHIADRFLPELSKKMAAAGVTLHASPSAMSYLNGGPANVVAVEEANYNDEWLSNDLNVTLVDDLDAAVAHIREHGTQHSDAILTRSLANAERFVREVDSSAVYVNASTRFTDGGQFGLGAEVAVSTQKLHARGPMGLEALTTYKWIGYGDDLIRA, translated from the coding sequence ATGCTTGAACAAATGGGTAAAGCGGCAAAAGCGGCCTCTTATCAACTGGCAGTCCTGAGCACGGCTCAAAAAGATCGCGCGCTGCTGACGATTGCGGATTTGCTGGAAGCCGAGAGTGCAACGATTCTGGCGGCTAACGCGCTGGATTTAGCCGATGCGCGCCAAAATGGCATGAGTGAGGCGTTGCAGGATCGTCTGCTTTTAACGCAGGAACGACTGAGCGCGATTGCCAGCGATGTGCGTCAGGTATGCCGCTTGACCGATCCGGTAGGGCAAGTGATTGACGGCAGTATGCTGGATAACGGGCTTAAACTGGAGCGTCGCCGCGTGCCGCTGGGCGTGGTCGGCGTGATTTATGAAGCGCGTCCGAACGTCACCATTGATGTGGCCTCCCTGTGCCTGAAAACCGGCAACGCGGTGATTCTGCGCGGTGGGAAAGAAACGTACCGCACCAATGCGGCTACAGTAAAAGTGATTCAGCAGGCGCTGTCGCAGTGCGGCCTGCCTGCCGCCGCGGTGCAGGCGATTGAAAGCCCGGATCGTGAACTGGTTAATCAACTGCTGAAGCTGGATCGCTACGTGGATATGCTGATTCCGCGCGGTGGTGCTGGCCTGCATAAGCTGTGCCGCGAACAATCGACGATTCCGGTTATTACCGGGGGCATCGGCGTTTGTCACATCTATGCGGACGATAGCATCGATTTCGACAAGGCGCTGACGGTCATTGAAAGCGCCAAAGTACAACGTCCTAGCGCCTGCAACAGCCTGGAAACGCTGCTGGTCAATCAACATATCGCTGACCGCTTCCTGCCTGAACTGAGCAAGAAAATGGCGGCGGCGGGCGTTACGCTCCATGCCAGTCCTTCAGCGATGTCTTATCTGAACGGTGGTCCGGCAAATGTCGTTGCGGTGGAAGAGGCCAACTACAACGATGAATGGCTCTCTAACGACCTGAACGTTACGCTGGTGGACGATCTGGATGCGGCAGTTGCCCATATTCGCGAACATGGTACGCAGCACTCTGATGCGATTCTGACGCGCTCGTTGGCCAACGCAGAACGCTTCGTGCGTGAAGTGGATTCCTCTGCGGTATATGTCAACGCCAGTACGCGCTTTACCGACGGTGGCCAGTTTGGTCTGGGGGCAGAAGTGGCGGTCAGCACCCAGAAACTGCATGCGCGCGGCCCAATGGGGCTGGAAGCGCTGACTACCTATAAGTGGATTGGTTATGGCGACGATTTGATTCGCGCTTAA
- a CDS encoding site-specific integrase, whose translation MAQRDNLYRRSSGIYVVRIAVPARYRLYTGQREIHASTETNDIRKARAIAAGLLVVWQRCLGEYQKLDREKLVSSAPALAGEGMISLAEFCGLTSASLQQVAQRLLDTNIPLFWLADGRPAYYVEDLSLVEKDDPEASGFIIDSAINIGIRGSLNGYIQPLITSCILRQMIAGEPLDAETAFKSSEASSKAAWFVDFPGVEISPGSLMIHRVQAERLRLFWLSHSTAVSPVMPVKLKAITPVLLPSSIPDNEYVNRKYYSVKMSELCEKYIRYKRGGKFTEKAENRVREGFSLLVEVMGDPKLIKVDRDYLREYESLLRSIPARRDLAKIRYKINGIHELMVKAKENGDPLMSDNTVRKYMRVIFEAFRWADGEGIFIKSPANQFFAPVENEKMDQDFKADFTDEDLHAIFNRPWFKRGAVDRNSEGRFHHYRAFHYWLPLIGFFTGARINELCQLYLDDIKQDATGFYFFEISNERADQSLKTINSRRKIPLHPTLLKLGLIRYCEALKKAGHERLFPELPYHSVKGYGDKASDWFNRSLLKVQLGFEKDSKKSFHSFRHTFSTRLKQAGIDSETRAQFVGHIRGSGETENRYSKDHPPAALFAVLESVTLGLPEVAPFVCEDGVDAVADALRIKQSNKSRKELQ comes from the coding sequence ATGGCTCAACGTGATAATCTGTATCGCCGTAGCAGCGGTATTTATGTTGTCCGTATTGCAGTTCCCGCCCGATACCGTCTCTACACGGGACAGCGTGAGATTCACGCTTCAACAGAAACAAACGACATCAGAAAAGCGCGAGCGATTGCCGCAGGTCTATTGGTTGTCTGGCAGCGATGTCTGGGTGAGTATCAAAAATTGGATAGAGAAAAGTTGGTAAGCAGTGCGCCTGCTTTGGCTGGAGAAGGAATGATCAGCCTTGCTGAATTTTGCGGTTTAACTAGCGCTTCCCTGCAACAAGTGGCGCAGCGACTACTTGATACGAATATCCCGCTTTTTTGGCTTGCTGATGGGCGTCCTGCTTACTATGTAGAAGATCTCTCATTAGTGGAAAAGGACGATCCTGAGGCTTCTGGATTTATTATCGATAGTGCCATTAACATCGGGATTAGAGGTTCTCTGAACGGTTATATCCAGCCCTTGATTACCTCATGTATATTACGTCAGATGATCGCTGGCGAGCCGCTAGACGCAGAAACCGCATTTAAATCCTCAGAGGCTTCATCCAAAGCCGCATGGTTCGTTGACTTTCCCGGTGTCGAAATCTCGCCTGGTTCACTAATGATTCATCGTGTGCAAGCCGAGCGCTTACGATTATTTTGGCTGTCACATAGCACCGCAGTTTCTCCAGTAATGCCTGTGAAACTAAAAGCAATTACCCCTGTATTATTGCCCTCATCAATACCGGATAATGAATATGTAAATCGTAAATACTACTCAGTGAAAATGAGCGAGTTATGTGAAAAATATATTCGCTACAAGCGCGGGGGGAAATTCACGGAAAAGGCAGAGAATCGAGTTCGGGAAGGTTTTAGCCTGCTGGTTGAAGTCATGGGTGATCCAAAGCTTATAAAAGTGGATCGTGACTATCTCCGTGAGTATGAGAGCTTACTAAGGTCGATACCTGCACGGCGTGATTTAGCTAAGATCCGATACAAAATCAATGGCATTCATGAGCTGATGGTTAAAGCAAAAGAGAATGGCGACCCTCTAATGAGCGATAACACCGTTCGTAAATATATGCGGGTTATCTTCGAAGCTTTCAGGTGGGCTGATGGAGAAGGTATTTTTATTAAGTCCCCAGCGAATCAATTCTTCGCACCTGTAGAAAATGAAAAGATGGATCAGGACTTCAAAGCTGATTTCACTGATGAGGATTTGCACGCTATTTTTAACCGCCCTTGGTTTAAACGTGGAGCCGTAGATAGAAATAGCGAGGGACGCTTCCATCATTACCGTGCATTTCATTACTGGTTGCCACTCATCGGATTCTTTACCGGAGCAAGGATTAATGAGTTATGCCAACTTTATCTAGATGATATTAAGCAGGATGCTACCGGGTTTTATTTCTTTGAAATCAGCAACGAACGGGCCGATCAGTCACTGAAAACGATTAATTCACGAAGAAAAATACCGTTGCATCCGACATTGCTCAAACTTGGATTAATCCGCTATTGCGAAGCATTGAAGAAAGCAGGTCACGAGCGTTTATTTCCAGAGCTTCCTTACCACTCTGTAAAAGGATACGGCGATAAGGCTTCGGACTGGTTTAACCGTTCGTTGCTGAAAGTGCAGTTAGGATTTGAAAAGGACAGTAAGAAATCTTTCCATTCATTCCGTCACACGTTTTCTACCAGGCTCAAGCAAGCAGGAATCGACAGCGAGACGCGCGCTCAGTTTGTTGGGCATATCCGCGGTTCTGGTGAGACAGAGAACCGATATAGCAAAGATCACCCACCAGCAGCCCTTTTTGCTGTGCTTGAGAGCGTTACGTTGGGGCTACCGGAAGTCGCTCCATTTGTTTGCGAAGATGGTGTCGATGCGGTAGCTGATGCTCTACGGATTAAGCAGAGCAATAAATCGCGAAAAGAACTGCAATAG